TTTGAAGCCCTCACGCGAAAAATTAGTGGGCATGGCCGGTGTTTTGGATTCCAGTCGCTATCGTTATTTTGTGGCTGAAGAAGCCGGCGTGAGTGTGGAAAATGTGGAAGCGCTGGTTTTGGGCGGCCATGGCGACACCATGGTGCCCATCCGCTCTGCATGCCGTATTGCCGGAATGCCGGTTGAAAAATTCATCTCCCCGGAAAAATTGGAAGCCATTGAAACCAGAACCCGCAAAGCCGGCGGCGAAGTGGTTAATCTGTTAGGCACTGGTTCGGCCTTTGTATCTCCTGCCTGGAGCGCTTTAGAAATGGCAGAAGCCATCATCTTTGATAAAAAGAAAATTATGGCGGCCAGCGCGTTGTTAAAAGGCGAATACGGCGTTGACGGCCTGTTCATCGGCGTTCCGGTTATTTTGGGCAAGGGCGGCGTTGAAAAAGTGATTGAAATTGACATGACCGATTCTGAACGCGAACGGTTTAACAAATCCATCGAAGCGGTCCGCAAAACCACCAATGAAGTTATCGAGATGACGAAATAATTATGTGTACAAAATAGTCTCCTGTACTGAGCAGGCAGGAGACTATTTTACCGTTTTCATAAGTGATATTGATTAAGTTTAGGAGGAAGCCATGGGGAAATTAAAATATTTAAGTCATTCGGCATGGCTCATTGAAACCGCTGGTCACCGTATAGCCATCGATCCATTTTTAGAAGGCAATCCCAAAGCCCCAATGAAACCAACGGATGTAAAAGCCGATTTTATCGTGGTCACCCATGCTCACGGAGATCATCTTGGCGACGCCATTCCCATTGCTAAATCATCGGGCGGAACGATTATCTCTAATTTTGAAATTTACAACTATGTGACCAACCAGGGCGCCAATGCGCATCCCATGCATATCGGCGGCTCACACCAGTTCCCGTTTGGACGGGTAAAGCTGGTTCCTGCCTGGCACGGATCGTCTTTTCCTGATGGCAGTTACGGCGGCACCCCGGCAGGGGTTGTTTTAACTGTTGAAGGCAAAAATATTTACCACACAGGCGACACCGGTCTCTTTCTGGATATGCAGCTGATCGGCGAGATGACGCCCATTGATATCTTTCTGGTTAATATTGGCGATAATTTTACCATGGGCATCGACGATGCCGTTAAAGCCGTTGAACTGGTCAAGCCCAAATTAACCATTCCCATGCATTACCAAACCTTTGATGTGATCGATGTGGATCCGAATGAATTCGTAAAAAAAGTCCGGGACAAAGGCTTTGAAGTAAAATTGCTTGACTTTGGCCAGAGTATGGATTTTTAACCCACACCGCCTTTTAAGCCCCACAGATTACTTTTATCGGTGGGGCTTTTTTTATATTTTGACAACTGAATTCGCTCTAAAAAGAGTGAGCTTTCATTTCGAACGAAGAGAAAAATCTTATAAGTACCA
This sequence is a window from Caldithrix abyssi DSM 13497. Protein-coding genes within it:
- a CDS encoding metal-dependent hydrolase — protein: MGKLKYLSHSAWLIETAGHRIAIDPFLEGNPKAPMKPTDVKADFIVVTHAHGDHLGDAIPIAKSSGGTIISNFEIYNYVTNQGANAHPMHIGGSHQFPFGRVKLVPAWHGSSFPDGSYGGTPAGVVLTVEGKNIYHTGDTGLFLDMQLIGEMTPIDIFLVNIGDNFTMGIDDAVKAVELVKPKLTIPMHYQTFDVIDVDPNEFVKKVRDKGFEVKLLDFGQSMDF
- a CDS encoding malate dehydrogenase; protein product: MLNKMAVIGGGNIGGVLVQEIVKRRLAREVALVDVKEPDLAKGKCLDIAEGTPVVHSDIRAVGAKTYDIIKDAELVINTAGVPRTVRPDGTIPTREELLTTNLKITDLVSEGIQKYCPNAMIISVANPLDAIVYRLFMNLKPSREKLVGMAGVLDSSRYRYFVAEEAGVSVENVEALVLGGHGDTMVPIRSACRIAGMPVEKFISPEKLEAIETRTRKAGGEVVNLLGTGSAFVSPAWSALEMAEAIIFDKKKIMAASALLKGEYGVDGLFIGVPVILGKGGVEKVIEIDMTDSERERFNKSIEAVRKTTNEVIEMTK